ATTTAATTATTTCTGAATATCCTGATAAAACAGAAATAACAAAAATAAGATTAAAAAATAGAAATAGAATAATGGCTTCTATTTCAAATGCATTAGTTATTTATTCATCTAAAATTGATAGCGGAATCATGAATTTAGTAAATTATTTTTTAGAATTAGGAAAGGAAATTTTTTGTTTTCCTGGTGAATGAGATAATGAAGAAGAAGATGGGAATACAGCTTTAATAAAACAAGGCGCTAATTTAATAACTTCAATTAAGGATTTAAAAAACAAAAAAAATGATCACAAATTTAGTGGATAATTATTTTATTGATACAATAAATTTTGCAGATAGTAATGAAATAATTCAAAAAATAGGTAATAAAACTCAACAACTTGGATTTATAGCTCTTTCAGCTTTTTCAGGAGTTATTGCTTTTGCTTTAATGCTAGCATTAATTATCACTGGAGTAAAAATATCATATTCATCAGGTGAAAAAAGAAAAAATTATATTGTACATTTATTAATTATATTAGTTGTTTTTGTAATAACAATTATTATTTTTTCTGTTGGTTTGAAGTTTGCTATAGATATAAGCAAAGAAGCAATCGAGCATTCAAAAATAAGTTAGTGTGTTTAAAGAATTAGTAGATCTTTTATTCTATCCTATTTTTTCTTTTTTTTGATCAATACTTATAAAAATACCTTATAAGTTTTTATCATTATTATGAGATCTAATAAAAGTTATTGAAAAAAATGAAATAATAAATTTTTTATTTTTTTCAATAAAAAAATCGAATTCTGATTTTAATAATTTTGAATTACCACTTTTTTTAAAAGTGTTTTTAATTTTAAATATTTTCGTTTTTATTACTATTTTTTTAGTAACAATTTTAAATTGTGTTTTTAAAAGTAGAAATATTTTTAATAAAAATAATATTTTTACTATATTTAAAAAAACATTACCATCAGCAATTTTAATTTTTATTTTTCCATTAATTTTATTCACTATGTTAATTTTTATTTCAAAAATATTTGAAATTTTATCTTTAGCATGAGATAAAGATCCTAATATTGCAAAAGTTACTTTTAATAATTTAAGACACATTGGAATAGATAAAAATTATTGAAATTCATTGTCTAGTGATAATAATTTCAATCCTTTAAATTACAATGCATATAAAAGTCTAAAGGTTTCTACTATAGAAATAATGTTTTTTCCATCTATTGTTGGTTTTAGTTTATTTGTAATTTTTTCAAAATCATTAATTAATGTTATGAATAAAATTTTTCAACTTTTTATTTTATTTTTAGTTTCGCCTTTTGTTTTTTCAACTATCCTTTTAAACCAAAATTCAAAATTTTTAATATGAAAACAAATGTTTGTATCAAAACTATTATCAATATTTATTTTTGTTTTTGCTTTTAAGATATTTAGTTTTTATGTTGATATTACAACTGAATGAATATTAAATATTGAAGAACTTACAGCTTTTCAAAAAAATTTTTTTAATTTTTTTACTGTTGTTGGCGGTTCTTATGGGATTGTTAAAATTTCTGTATTAATTACAAAATTTTTTGGAGAAGAAATTAAAATGAAAAATAATTTTTATGAAAGTAGTAATTTATTTAAAAATGTTCAATTTTTTTCAAATAAAAAAAAGATTTGAAAAGAAAGTTCAAAAATAAAATCAAATAATTTAAAAAATAATGAAAAAAATGTTTTAGGAATTATGAATGAAAAAATAAAAAATAAAAAATTAATACCATTTGAAATATATGAAAATTCATTTTATAGCAATGTAAATACATTATTCACAAAACAGCAAATAAATAATCATGATCAAATATATAATGAAATGTTTATAAGGATAAATAATGTTACAACCTAAAAATATTAAAAAAAACAAACTTGTTTTAGCAAAAAATTTTTATTTAGCTGATTTAATTGCTTTAATTTTTATTATATTTTTTTCTTTTGTTTTAGGATGGTTTTCAATACCTGATTTTTTATATTATAAAAAAATTATATCTTCGATTTTAATTTTACTTTTACTTTTATTTTTTAGTCCATTAATGTTTTTCTTACCTAGCGAAAATTTAAGAGTTTGATTATTTATTTGATATTATGTAAAATACTTTTTGGTTAACAAAAAATATTTAAAAAATTCTAAAAAATCTAATACAGCTTTTTTTACAAAATACAAAAACATTGATGAAAAAGGAATATTAGAACTAAAAACAAAAAAAATAAATGATTTAAAATATGTTTCTTTTTTAGAAATAAAAG
This Mesomycoplasma neurolyticum DNA region includes the following protein-coding sequences:
- a CDS encoding Mbov_0396 family ICE element transmembrane protein; this translates as MFKELVDLLFYPIFSFFWSILIKIPYKFLSLLWDLIKVIEKNEIINFLFFSIKKSNSDFNNFELPLFLKVFLILNIFVFITIFLVTILNCVFKSRNIFNKNNIFTIFKKTLPSAILIFIFPLILFTMLIFISKIFEILSLAWDKDPNIAKVTFNNLRHIGIDKNYWNSLSSDNNFNPLNYNAYKSLKVSTIEIMFFPSIVGFSLFVIFSKSLINVMNKIFQLFILFLVSPFVFSTILLNQNSKFLIWKQMFVSKLLSIFIFVFAFKIFSFYVDITTEWILNIEELTAFQKNFFNFFTVVGGSYGIVKISVLITKFFGEEIKMKNNFYESSNLFKNVQFFSNKKKIWKESSKIKSNNLKNNEKNVLGIMNEKIKNKKLIPFEIYENSFYSNVNTLFTKQQINNHDQIYNEMFIRINNVTT
- a CDS encoding Mbov_0395 family pilin-like conjugal transfer protein produces the protein MITNLVDNYFIDTINFADSNEIIQKIGNKTQQLGFIALSAFSGVIAFALMLALIITGVKISYSSGEKRKNYIVHLLIILVVFVITIIIFSVGLKFAIDISKEAIEHSKIS